The genomic region GGATATTTTCGGTTACGCCTTTGACGATGTTGGCGTTGGTGCCGATCAGTTCTTCGCGGGTCATGCCCGGTTTGCGCGGAATTCCCGACGTGATGACCACAACGTCCGAGCCGGCCGTCAGTTCGTAATTGTTGGTAGAGCCGGTAATTTTGGTGTCAAAGCCGCAGAGCGTGGCCGTCTGGAACATATCCAGGGCCTTGCCTTCGCTGAGACCTTCTTTAATGTCAAGGAGAACCACTTCTTCGGCCAGTTCGCGGCGGGCAATATTGTCAGCACAGGTCGCGCCAACGGCACCGGCACCTACAACGGTGATTTTCATGAGGGTACGGAATTTAAGTTGAATATTAACGGGAAACGGGTCCGGCACGGAATAGGAACGTCAGCGGCCCGGCGCAAAATTAGGAGAGAATGCAAGCCCCGGTAGACTACCTGCTCAGTTTTTTTTGCAACCAAAGACTTTTCCTGCTAAATTATTGTTACTAAGCCGAACAGTTTAATCAACATTCATTCCGCATACCCTTACAATGGCAGACAGTGCTTTGTTAACCCGCGTTCTTCGCTCCATTTTTTTCCGCCGTTCCACCAGTAAAGCTTCCCGTTATGTACGGAGCAGCAAAAGTATTTTTGACCTGATTCGAAAAGTGGCCTCTAAATCCAGTTCGCTGGGGGTTTCGGGCAGTTATGCGGCCGTCAAGGACCAGATCAACGTGCTGGTCCGGATGCTGCGGGCCTACGCCAAAGGAGATTACAAAGCGGTTCCCCAGAAGACGCTGATCTCGGCCGCCGCCGTGCTGATCTACTTTGTCAGCCCGATCGATCTGATCGTTGATTTCCTGCCCGTTATCGGCTTTGCGGATGATGTGGCCCTTATTCTGTGGCTCGTACGAAGCATCAGCGTCGACCTCGACAAGTTCCGGCAATGGGAAGATGGCCAGAAAACGATTAAAATTGGCTAATTCTTAAATCCATTCGTCGGGTAGATTCGTATTTATTGTTACTTTTGTCTATAATTCTCAAAACAAGTTTATCATGGAATTTCTGACCATTTTTGCCTTTTTAGGCTCCCTGGGCGGGACCGAACTGCTGTTGATCGGTCTGGTTA from Tellurirhabdus rosea harbors:
- a CDS encoding YkvA family protein; translation: MASKSSSLGVSGSYAAVKDQINVLVRMLRAYAKGDYKAVPQKTLISAAAVLIYFVSPIDLIVDFLPVIGFADDVALILWLVRSISVDLDKFRQWEDGQKTIKIG